In Kordia antarctica, the following proteins share a genomic window:
- a CDS encoding tyrosine-type recombinase/integrase, producing MTFTSFTEYLKLEKNYSVHTVTAYEKDLRSFSEFCETAYEDDNIKGVHYVQIRNWIVSLVETGLMNATINRKVSSLKTYYKYLLKTKQIEVSPLIKHKALKTSKKIQVPFSKKEMDQVLENIVFKNDFAGIRNKTIIEMLYATGMRRSELINLKESDIDYTLKTIKILGKRNKERIVPLLQKLEVQLKEYNTQRKSIAIHKTDELFLTAKGNKIYPNLVYRLINDYFSVASTKTKKSPHILRHTFATHLLNQGADLNAVKELLGHASLASTQVYTHNSLAELKNVYAKAHPRNKK from the coding sequence ATGACCTTCACTTCCTTCACAGAATATCTAAAACTCGAAAAGAACTATTCGGTGCATACGGTAACAGCTTATGAAAAAGATTTGCGTTCGTTTTCGGAATTTTGTGAAACTGCATATGAGGATGATAATATAAAAGGAGTTCATTATGTGCAAATTCGGAATTGGATCGTTTCTTTAGTAGAAACGGGTTTGATGAATGCAACGATAAACAGAAAAGTATCTTCACTCAAAACCTATTACAAATACTTACTCAAAACAAAACAAATAGAAGTAAGTCCATTAATAAAACACAAAGCATTAAAAACGTCAAAAAAAATACAAGTACCATTCTCTAAAAAAGAAATGGATCAAGTATTAGAAAACATAGTCTTTAAAAATGATTTTGCAGGTATACGCAACAAAACGATCATTGAAATGTTGTATGCAACAGGAATGCGGCGGAGTGAATTAATCAATCTAAAAGAATCAGACATAGATTATACTTTAAAAACAATTAAAATATTAGGTAAAAGAAACAAAGAGCGAATTGTTCCATTGCTGCAAAAGCTTGAAGTACAGTTAAAAGAATACAATACCCAAAGGAAATCAATAGCTATTCATAAAACGGATGAATTATTTTTAACGGCTAAGGGAAATAAAATCTATCCGAATCTTGTATATCGTCTAATAAATGATTATTTTAGTGTAGCATCAACAAAAACAAAAAAGAGTCCGCATATTCTCAGACATACATTTGCGACTCATTTATTAAATCAAGGTGCAGACTTAAATGCTGTAAAAGAATTACTTGGTCATGCTAGCTTAGCTTCCACACAAGTATATACTCACAACAGTTTAGCTGAACTTAAAAATGTATATGCCAAAGCGCATCCTAGAAATAAAAAGTAA
- a CDS encoding alpha-amylase, whose amino-acid sequence MKTTKIFYFLLISLFFISCSEDEITQENEQSTEAVKETVVTAKNNLKPIGSGVMMQAFYWDVPAGGTWWNVVKGKVDDWSNAGIDAIWLPPASKAQNGPFSMGYDPFDYFDFGEYNQMGSVETRFGSTAELQSLVNTAHNNGLSVIADIVLNHNSGGASEYNPFKGTSTYTDYQPMSGMFNRTYYDFHPNDYHANDEGAFGGFADLCHHKTYVQDWLWNNSNSVAKYYKNVIGFDGWRFDYVKGFAPWVIKDWKNAVGGFSVGEYWDANVNTLDWWTGQAEVSAFDFACYYKMKDAFSGNDLTKLNDDMLWKRNASKAVTFVANHDTDEIVNGKILAYAYILTHEGYPTIFYSDYEQWLDKNKLNNLIWIHNNLASGSTSIMYADNDEYIARRNGNNSAGIVVYINNSNSWQERWVETNWSNTRIKDFTGHSGWEPVTQGGKWVKIQAPPKSYSVWSVK is encoded by the coding sequence ATGAAAACAACTAAAATATTCTATTTCTTATTGATCAGTTTATTCTTTATAAGCTGTTCTGAAGATGAAATTACGCAAGAAAACGAGCAAAGTACAGAAGCTGTCAAAGAAACAGTTGTAACTGCCAAAAACAACTTAAAACCAATTGGATCTGGAGTCATGATGCAAGCATTTTATTGGGACGTTCCTGCAGGTGGAACTTGGTGGAATGTTGTCAAAGGAAAGGTAGACGATTGGAGCAATGCAGGAATTGATGCCATTTGGCTTCCGCCAGCTTCCAAAGCGCAAAACGGACCATTTTCTATGGGTTATGATCCTTTTGATTACTTCGATTTTGGAGAATACAACCAAATGGGAAGTGTAGAAACGCGTTTTGGCTCTACTGCCGAATTGCAAAGTTTAGTAAATACAGCTCATAACAATGGATTGAGCGTAATTGCAGACATTGTATTAAATCACAATAGTGGAGGCGCTAGTGAGTACAATCCGTTCAAAGGAACAAGCACATACACAGATTATCAACCAATGTCAGGAATGTTCAACAGAACGTACTATGACTTTCATCCAAATGATTATCATGCAAATGATGAAGGTGCATTTGGTGGCTTTGCCGATTTATGTCATCACAAAACATATGTACAAGATTGGCTTTGGAACAATTCAAACTCAGTTGCCAAATACTATAAAAATGTAATTGGTTTTGACGGATGGCGTTTTGACTATGTAAAAGGATTTGCTCCTTGGGTTATAAAAGATTGGAAAAATGCTGTTGGAGGTTTCTCTGTTGGAGAATATTGGGACGCAAATGTAAATACCTTAGATTGGTGGACAGGACAAGCGGAAGTAAGCGCGTTCGATTTTGCTTGTTATTACAAAATGAAAGATGCTTTCAGTGGAAACGACTTGACAAAATTAAACGATGATATGTTATGGAAGCGAAACGCATCAAAAGCAGTTACATTTGTGGCAAATCATGATACGGATGAAATTGTAAACGGAAAAATTCTCGCGTATGCGTACATATTAACACATGAAGGATATCCAACAATATTCTATAGCGATTACGAACAATGGTTAGATAAAAATAAATTAAACAATCTGATTTGGATTCATAACAACTTAGCAAGCGGAAGTACATCAATTATGTATGCGGATAATGACGAATATATTGCAAGAAGAAATGGAAACAATAGTGCTGGAATAGTTGTGTATATCAACAACTCAAATAGCTGGCAAGAACGCTGGGTAGAAACCAATTGGTCAAACACACGAATTAAAGACTTCACAGGTCATTCTGGTTGGGAACCTGTAACGCAAGGTGGAAAATGGGTAAAAATTCAGGCACCACCAAAAAGCTATTCTGTTTGGTCTGTAAAATAA
- the rpsU gene encoding 30S ribosomal protein S21: MLIIPVKEGENIDRALKRFKRKFDRTGGMRQLRARKHFSKPSVVRRAQIQKAQYIQNLRDQEEV, encoded by the coding sequence ATGTTAATTATACCAGTTAAAGAAGGAGAAAATATAGACAGAGCACTGAAACGTTTCAAGCGAAAATTTGATCGTACAGGTGGAATGCGTCAACTAAGAGCTAGAAAACACTTTTCAAAGCCATCAGTAGTGCGTAGAGCGCAGATTCAGAAAGCTCAGTACATACAAAATCTTAGAGATCAAGAAGAAGTTTAA
- the hpf gene encoding ribosome hibernation-promoting factor, HPF/YfiA family — protein MKVNMQSVNFTADRKLVDFIQRKMDKLETYYDKIVDADVYLKVENTSAKENKIAEVRVNIPGDDLMVKKQCRTFEEAMDEATSTLQRALLKRKEKVRTH, from the coding sequence ATGAAAGTAAACATGCAGTCCGTAAACTTTACGGCAGATCGTAAGTTAGTAGATTTCATTCAAAGAAAAATGGACAAGTTAGAAACATACTATGATAAAATTGTAGATGCAGACGTCTATTTAAAGGTAGAAAACACAAGTGCAAAAGAAAATAAGATTGCAGAAGTGAGAGTAAATATTCCTGGAGATGATCTTATGGTAAAAAAACAATGTAGAACCTTTGAGGAAGCTATGGATGAAGCAACAAGCACATTACAAAGAGCGCTATTAAAAAGAAAAGAAAAAGTACGAACACATTGA